From the genome of Medicago truncatula cultivar Jemalong A17 chromosome 2, MtrunA17r5.0-ANR, whole genome shotgun sequence:
TTGTTATATGTGAAAAGTGGAAGTTAACTTAAGATAAAgatgaaacttttaaaattataaaagggACTGAAGTatggtcaaataaaaaaaaaaagggactgAAGTATTGGATAATTTGCATACTTTTACTAAAATAATTCAAGGCTGAATAAGCATTggtactttttgttttttctcgACAAAAAATTTCATAGCTATGCTGTGTGAGTAAAACTAGAATCAaaagtggtaaaaaaaaataaaattattcccttaaaaaaaaaatattcttatagCATGTTTGTTTGTCGGCGGGGACGGACCCAAAATTTTTGAATGGTTTgggcaaatatatatatatatataatatttttgttttttagcaaaaatataGATCGTAATTGTTCTATTAGaatgatctcattttcattgtcaataaaaatatcattttcaatatatataaataatctaACAATCATTTAATCGTTTGTCTCTCATATACGTTTTCATTTTCGAATCTTTATAAtattcataaaacataaaaacacatGGTAGAGAGATAGAGTTTTAGAGTATTAAATATTAGTATATTTGTTTATATACTAATGGGACATAGTTAAATTTATCCTCCACATTTATCCTTTTAATTTGATCTATTAGTGTGTATGATCAAGtattaaatcaatttttccAAAGCAAAGTGAGCGCCATGGCCCACACACCCTTAAACGTGAGGCCGTCCCTCTTTGTCGGTGTGACTTATTAGTGGTGGACGAGGTTTGAAACCCAGACCTTACATATGTTATGTATTATCCCTACAGACTGAATTAAGTTCATGAGGATTTACCATTTGTATATGTTTGATTGacaatgaaattataaaaatcaacgtgttggaacattgatgtgatgttggatgaaaaattggaagattaaacaccatgtaattatactttgatctaatcttgtgtgaattgaaaaaatagaatgtgggagtcccacataaaatagaacacacattattagtgtttaaattgtggtatttaattttaaatacttgataatgataaaaataatagtaattattattttattcgagaatatcactttccataaatttagcttatggtgGTTCTGATAAgaataaaattcaaatcaaatagtttgtttcctccacttttgtagatttgtttcttttgattttatccacaagtgttgttgaactAATCAATGGATAAAGtccattttaatcttatccattaGAGAAACTATTGtcgcaatttttgctaaaatagttacagaatctctatataaatagaggactccacTTAGTTCAAAAACATACCGAAGTTGATGTTTCCtgtgtttttcctctcttctccctccttcgacttgtgttgacaagtccttctcctttttctactcctttatgtcgcttcggaattaagagtgttcttaagatcatagtcccttttcggtttaatgtcccttcagaattaagaatggtcttaaaacATAGTCCATTCGATAATATATGTCCCTTCAGAATAAAGagtacttttaagatcatagtccctattTGGAATGTCTagtcggaattaagaatgatcttaacggtatatataaaaagtatttcaatatttttctatttgaggagaaatggtggtatcaccatatttgagtggtcgtagTACCATTGATAGTTTGGAGAATTTAAAGTTAGAATGGTattaacaccatatttgagtggtcttagcaccataacagagtggtaacaataccatattaaagtggtttcagtattaaagagtggtcttagtaccatatttggaggtgtaattctcgaacgattttctacagtgcagtagttaatcGAACAGTTGTAGCTgagcttgttttatcctggaggcggcgtggttgatagtctgtgTTGCACAATTTTGGACAGTGCCaggaaacgtcttaaagagagcgacctggtcgtgactcaacctagtaacaacttcggtagataatagaatttggaaatccaaatacaacagtttggaaatccaaaaacaacacaacGTCACTATGATTTTGGTAAAAATATCACTTTGAATCTTAAACTAGATTACAGTGACAAATCAGTGCTCATTCGAACATACATTTTGTAGTAGTAACTTTTTTATAGTATCTTTTTATTGAATAGTTTTCCTCCTTTTATAGGAACCTCccttttcctttcaaaaaaaaaaaaaaggaacctCCCTTTTGGAGTATGAATTAAAATTATGTGATTGTATTCAATAGAATGTTGTAGATAGTAATATGTAGAATGCAATAAGCACATATATACAGAGATGTCTATGCTAACAAACTATGTTTATTTGACTATGTAAACTCAAGGATCAAGTTAATCTCTAACTATTCACCTAACTAACTTAATCTTATCCGATCTAACTTCTAACTAGtaattaatttctaaaaacTTGTGCTAATCTAAAATGTATACATCATAACAATTGTAATCGTCACATTCTCTATAGTGATATGTGGAGTGCTGACCCTCATGATCCTCTAGACTCAAAGTGTCAATTATACAATCAATATAGAGCTTGCTCTGGATTAAAACGAGGCCCTGGCGAGTGGACGGTGAGATTGGTCTCCTtaaattagtcgattcttgatTTATACAACCAATATGATTGTCtcctttgttatttatttatgataaagaTCACCGTAAACTTTAACTTCTCACATATACGACGATTGAGTTGATGTTGGTGGTTTGAACCATTTTTAAATACCAATGTATACTATCTATCAAAATAATCCACCATAGAATTTTTCATGACCATGATCTATATTatgcaaaatatttatttttttaatttgttttacaaaCCAAAGAGAAACATTTTTTCAAGTAAGTGATCAGATATGAGAAAATAGATTTTAAcaatcaacatgcttttataTTATTTGCGTTTGTCACTTTTTGTTTCTTAGCACTATATGCAGTTGATCATCTGCAAAGAGTTCAAAGGATACTGCATATCAATATTATGTCTTTTAACTCAATGGATGTTGTGTTTAAAATGATTAGTTTTGTTAACTTAAAAGGTTAGCGGTACAACTTGTTATATACTTGCCTACCACTCTTATAAAATTGGTTGTTCTAATATCATTCcattgtatattttattaagtaattaaaatatatgaagcATCTCAATGATGGGGATTTTATTTAGGCTAATGAAGCATTATCCTATCCAATTCAATCCAATGTGATAACTTGTTCGATACTTATCAAGATTTATGAAGACAAAGGATAAGTACGCAAGAATTTGTGAGTCACGTTATGGAGAAATACATTCCACATTTATGGTATGTCCATAACTAAAGTCACTAGGATAAGATCTACATAccatatatgattttatattttttgacaaaacataccatatatgattaaaatgtgaatgaaaaaaaatgtgatgaGTCATTTTTCAAGGCACATTCATGTACTTTTTGACAATTTATCCTTACGTGCATTTTTTTATTCTGCATCTAATTCTTGCCAGCACGATAACACCATCTTCTGATgtgttttctcttttattttattaaatcattaatataGAGGGGGACCATATTTAGTTCATATCACCAAtgaacctatatatatatatagcacacTAATTTCGTTAGCTAATATACTTGTATTCACACAAGGAGCAATAGGAAATTATCGAATTTCAATAGAAAAAAAGTAAGTTATCGAATTGGtcattttgttttgtatattttttcttatttcttatcttattttattttgttattaacaTCAACTTTAGTCATGGAAGAAATTCGTGGCAGAGAAATGTATTTTTCACAAGCAAATACCAATATTAAATGTTGAATAGTTAATGTAGTATTATGTATGGTTCAATCGCTGTGTACTGACGGTGTAAAAAATACGTTCAAGCATAATGTATCATAGTGATGTGTCAttgtatcatttatttataagttGGTGATAATTAAAATCTATTAtatatgttttgattatttttttatagctATGCACTAACCATGTTTATAACTTTTAcatcatttaaataattaacacatttcaaacaaaaattattatttaaactgATTATTATGGCAttatttgtgatttatttttatttttgtttttgatcttTCTAGTGGTTCAAAACAAGGATGGAAGTGTTGCAGTAGCTTCTGCTTTTGCTGGCCACAAGCAAGGTATTGTTTCTCAACACTTCAGTTTTCATCTTCAAATTTCACTCATTCATTCATTAGAAAATTGTTCATTCTCAAAATTCATAGTAAATTAACTCACACGGTCACTTTTAAGACCGCTTCGATCACTTTTTAAGTCGGTTCAaccaattttaaaaatgaaagtgtgaATTAACTTCTGCTGAAAAATGCCGAGCGTGAATTAACTCACACTGAAATAAGGGAATGAACAATTTTGAAAGGGAGAAGATCGTATATTTCCATTTATTATTGTGTCACGCATATACTTGTAGACATTAGgtttgaaatgatattttcatcTATGACTTACAcatttttattgtgttattaGCAATCAAGGATAGAGACcataaatttttaagaaaagcaGTTGAAGAAGCCTATAAAGGTGTAGAATGTGAAGATGGAGGTCCATTTGGTGCTGTTATAGTTTTGAATGATGAAGTTATTGCTAGTTGTCATAACATGGTTCTAAGGAACACTGACCCTTCTGCTCATGCTGAAGTCACAGCAATAAGAGAGGTTATTCAATTAAATAAGTTTTAGTCAAATaatttccttaatttttttgtattagTTAATCTAATTTTTACACACAATGATATCATTTTTCAGGCTTGTAAGAAGTTGAAGCAGATTGAACTTTCTGAATGTGAAATATATGCTTCTTGTGAGCCATGCCCAATGTGCTTTGGTGCTATCCACCTTTCACGTGTTAAGGTTGTAACTTCAAATTTtctttgcatatatttttttttggcttaatatcAGTTTTCGTCCCCTAACTTTTACGAAattgcgattttggtcccctaagaaaaaaaaactataaaatcgCACCATAAGTTTTGCAACTATAGCAGTTTTGGTcccaaggccaatttttggtaaaaaaaaaataacacatggcacctcacttagggtgctaCGTCAGCATAAACCGAATCAAAATTGGCATTGGGGGCTAAAACTGCCACATATGTAAAACTTAAGACTTATGAGAGGGTTCGACCTCGGTTATGACGTTTgacctaacaattttgacattttagcttgttgagctaggacttatgagactgcatttatttatttttgttatttttatttggtaaaCAAATTATGAAAGTTTCTAAATCTCTTTGTAACATACTTTTGGACATGCATTCTCATATtatatagtattattttttatgtagagGTTGGTTTATGGAGCAAAAGCTGAGGCAGCAATTGCAattggttttgatgattttatagCTGATGCATTGAGAGGTACTGGATTTTATCAGAAAGCACAATTGGAGATTAAAAGAGCTGATGGCAATGAAGCCATCATTGCTGAAGAAGTGTTTgagaaaacaaaggaaaaatttCGAATGTATTAATCAAGTGTCTTTCTTCCTAAGTCATTGTTATTTAACTGCCAATGATAATTAGCTTTGTATATAAATAAGCTCGTTATCATCATGTGTAAGTATTGTTTGTGGAGGATCAAAATGCAAGTTATAgagtaataaatatttaatgtaaGATTGTATTAAATCCTTGTACTGTATATTTCTAATAGCCTGTTTAATTTTTAAGGAGGAAATTTTTAATAGTTGAATCATAGAAGTTGGGCCTTTTCTATATCAATAAGAGATGGACTTTAAAGTTATGTGTCtctttttccactttttttaTTCCGCTAACATGTAAGGGACTaaggtcttaagaacactcttttTTTCGAAGGGACGTAAAAATGAGATGAGGagaagaatagctcgtcaagaCAAGCTGAAGAGAGAAAGTGTTTCCGACAACTCAATAGAAACTTTTTGGTGTAATTTTTGagagt
Proteins encoded in this window:
- the LOC11408453 gene encoding guanosine deaminase, which produces MVQNKDGSVAVASAFAGHKQAIKDRDHKFLRKAVEEAYKGVECEDGGPFGAVIVLNDEVIASCHNMVLRNTDPSAHAEVTAIREACKKLKQIELSECEIYASCEPCPMCFGAIHLSRVKRLVYGAKAEAAIAIGFDDFIADALRGTGFYQKAQLEIKRADGNEAIIAEEVFEKTKEKFRMY